The window CTGCACCCCGGTATGCGATCACCGTCGTGTTTCTTTCCTCTTGTATATGGGAGGGGTTGGTATCCGTAGTCCTCCACTCCACGGTGCGATCCAAGCAAGCAAAGCGATCATACCATGCCATGGGCCCAAATATAAAAAGATGTTGGAGAGAGCTGTTAGAGCTGAGGTTCAGGTGAGATGGCCCCATCCATAATCCATCCTAGCTAGAGTATTTCCGGGTATCGCCGGTGCGTGTTGCATTGAACTAGGACGGGTTCTCCGATTAGCTAGTTCTTCACTGTCTGGCGTGGCGTCTGCACATCTTGGAATGCCAAGACTGAAAACTCCCAAGTGGGGCATGCAATGCAATCAATCAAGCATGCCTTGTCCATCTCTGAACGAATGAATGAATGAAGGAGACACCGGGGGGTCCTTTTTGTGGCTCTCGCTAGTTTCCACCGAAGCTGACTTCGCCGTGCGCCATTCCTATTCCCCCCGTGGCCGCGGGGGCTCCACGACGACGCAACGcaaccggaggaggaggaggctggggtgccgccgtgccggcggcggctaAGGTGTCACCTATCTTCTACTTGGACCGCAGCGAAGGGATGCTGGATGAACGGAGCGGAGTAGCGTCGCATACCGTCCACAGAGGCCGCCAGAGGGTTTCCAAATTCCAACTGCTGCTTCTCTTTTACTAGCAGCTAGCGGTAGGCTACTGGCACTCGTCGCTCAGGTGAAGTTCGCTCGCTCCGCCTGGATCGTGGTACTTGTGTACTTCGTTGGACTGTTCGAATTGCCGTGAGAGGTACGGGGAAAGCGAGTGATCGAGCGCGACGGTTGCGACAGTGGGAAAATATCGTACTACACGGCTGGGGCTTGGCAGATCTCTAGTTGTGTGGCGAAGGGTGAGCGGACTGTTTGAGAATCATGGAGCAACTTTCCAGCGGCGTCACTTGCTCTTGTTTCAGAACGGAACAGGGGAAGGAAGATTCTTCAGGAATCTGGAACTCTGTCCACAGTTACAACGAGTGGCTAGCTCATTTGCCGGCATTTATGGTAGGCTGATATTTGTAATTTATGGAGTAAGATAGGGCACATGGTCCTAACAAGATCGGCTAATTGAAGAGGTAGGACAACGGTCATTTTCAGTTTCCTTTCCATTTCGCCGAGAACTGGTGAAGCCAACTCTGCTCACACCTGCACCTCTGCAAGTCATGCAGCGAGGACGTAGGATTAGTGCCTCGAAGCAGATTGAGCAACCACGCTTCTTGACTTGGCTGTCGACATGTAACTAGCCTGCGTATTAGCTGCATCCAGGATATTACTGTTACCCCAGCTGTTTCTGTCTTGATCCTTTCTTCGTTCACGGTTTCATCATCCAGATCAATACATTCTTTAAACTAAGCATGCTCCAATTTTTCATCGACCCAGCTGCTCCTACGGCTACATAGTCAGTGCATACAATCAGAGTAGCGATCCACACATGCGTCCAAGTCCTAACCTGAACGGAGGCGAACAAAATGGCATGAGAGGCTGGCCTCATGGGAACTTCAGGCTAGGAAATTGATTGGGCAGGAATTCCTCACAGAATGAGCGTAGATTGAGCTGGGAACGCCAGCAAACCTGCTCTGTTGCAGTGGCTCGTAGTAGTGCACTCCCAACATGGTGATTGGTGATCAGGAGGAATATCCTAGCTTCTTGCTCTCACATGGCCATGCGGTTAGCGAGAAGCAAATTGAAGCTGGCAACTACAGGGCCAAATCCTGCGCTGCTCGTTGACGGATGGGAACATTTTCAGCATTGAATCTGATAGGTGCTTATTTACCCAAAAGAAAATCTGATAGGTGCATCGATTGGCTACGGAGACATTTTAGCACTGAATCAGTTGCAGCGCCTTGCTGTCATCTGATACGTGTAAACGCTGAATGTACAGTGGATCAGCAGCAACGTTACCAACGCCATTTTTGAGCAGTTGATGCGCCAAagtccagcccagcccagcagaGTCTTCACCTATCAGCAAGCCCGTTAGGCCCACGTACAAGTGTCCCCAAATACGGACCAGAGTCTTATTCGCTTATGATCAGTAGTAGGCCAGGCCTGTTAATCCCACATACAACAAATGTCTCTGCATAGCCCATAAGCTACTCAACGCTCCTCCTTGATCAGGACATGGTGGCGTCTGTCCGCAAACTCGTCAAAACCGCAGCAACTGCTGCTCGCTTGCTCTGGCTTGCCTACTGGCTCACACCAAAGTTGCCACACCCACGAGGCCACGAGCGCGCCGCGCCCACCAGCTCGCCGCGCCCCAGTAGATGGAGTTGTTTTTCGTCGTGACGGTGTGTAAGAATCTCTGATGCGAGCACCACTGCACCAACCGTTTTCAGATCGACGATCTATGTACACCCAGACAGCCAGAGCACGCCGTGAGCCGCACAAACTTCCAGAGAAAGAGCTCGCCGTAGAAGCCCACACGTACGTACGCTGCAGCAATCGAGAACCGAATCAAAAGCTCGAACGAGTTCGCATGTCCTAGCCTTGCCCTGGTAGTGTTGTCCAAGAACAAGCAGCTTCCACCCATGCATCCGATGATCAGCTGCCTCGCGGcagtcctccttctcctcctccacgTCGGCGTCGCGCCGGCGGCCAACGCCGCGCCGGGCACGTTCGTGCATGCCGGGTGCTCGCCGTCCAGGTACGCGCCCAACACGGCCTTCGAGAGCAACCTCAACTCCCTCCTCGCCTCCATGGCTTCCGCCGCGTCCTCCGGCGCCACCTACAACAGCTTCACCTCTGGCGCCGGACgggaggaggcagaggcagTAGTGGACGCCGCGGCCGATGGCGCTGGCGCGGCGTCGTCGGCCGCCTACGGCATGTACCAGTgccgcggcggcctgcgcccCGGCGAGTGCGTGTCGTGCGTGCGCGACACGGTGGCGCACCTCGGCGCCGCGTGCGCCAacgcgcgcgcggcgtcgcTGCAGTCGGACGGGTGCCTCGTGCGGTACGGCGCCCGCAGCCTCgtcggccgcgccgccgacaCCTCCGTGGCGTACCTCCGGTGCAGCGCCGGCACGAGCGGCGACGCCGGGTTCCTGAGCGCCCGCGGCGCCGTCCTGGCGGAGCTGCAGCGGGGCGTGGAGGAGGCCACCAcggccgcggcctcctcggGCGCGTACAAGGTGAGCGCGCCGGGGCCCGTGCGCGGCGTCGCGCAGTGCCTCGGCGGCATCCCGGCGAGCCAATGCGCCGCGTGCATGGCGCAGGCGGTGGCGCAGCTTGGGGGCACGTgcggcgccgcgctcgccgccgacgtGTACCTGGTGCAGTGCTCCGTGAGGTACTGGGCCAACAGCAACAACTACCGATAGTCCCAAGGTACGTGGATGGAAAATGCGGTGATCACACTGTTACTAACCAGCAACCACCGAGTGTGAAAAAATGGAAGAGACAAACTACACTACATTTTCTATATAAGCTGAAAAGGACAAAGTTTGGCGATTTTAACATTATTCTTTTACTGTTTTTAACACAAAAGATGCTATTTTCACGTTCTTTGATTACTAAATTTGGAGGCGCACGAACTCGAATCTGTAGGACTGAAACATGTTTGACGTCAAAAGTCCAGATCTTAAAATTATTAGAACGAGAGCAGGGGGTCCAATAGGCGTGCGCATTAGTCGCTGGCAGCAACTAGTGTGAGTGAGGCGATAAGGAACCGAGAATAGATTCCGAACTGGTAAACTTCCAAAGCTGCTAAAGAGGACAGGGAGAATATGTGCCCAGGACATAAACTTTGCGGCCTTTTGGTCGATGTTACAAGCAAGCACACTGTAGTGCCACTACTCCCGAGCTTGATTAGCTTAGCTTAGCTGGCACTTGCGAGTCTTTTATATGTTTTGACCTGCCATTTTAGACCTATCCAGATGTTAGTTTTGACTGCGTGCATTCTCCTGATGCAGAGGCCAGGAAAATCTTAGCTTAGTTGAAATACTGAAACCGATTTATctatattttttaaaagaaatagGAAGATAGCAACATCATCAGAAAAGAAAATGATGGGCCGCAGATCAAGGTTGATacttgtcggtgtcccgacccgggagcccggatcccaactagtaaatggtgcatgtttcctcgtcccagatgatgatgcaagagacaacacagtaacacacggtttatcctggttccggccgcggggccgtacgtccagcaaagggggtgtgcgagggcactgtattatcttgcacccggagtgcttgtagtaagggtacaagcaaggcgagagagggagagaagctcccaagtctcagtTAGGAGTGGAGTcagttgagatgagtgctcagtagtccctgaacgtcctcttgaagagagaagccagagagaccaAGCAGACTAGAGTCCAGAGAGAGCCTAaccagccagcagcagccagagTCCAGCCCCAGCTAAggggagcccgcctcctccttttatagtcacaaggaggggcggcgtacatgagtggggcatggaagtcgccgtcctcccctgaatcgcggagtacagtggtcggacactgtaggaagtacactgtgggaaggcggcgtgtgTCGCTGTCGTccggatttcgtccttggtacAGCGAAGATGACGCCGGTTGTCCGGTAGTGTCCTGGCGGTAGAAATGGCGCGGGACGGCCCCGGatcccctggtcggagtgcggtcgtgcacactagaaggtccgggggacacgtggaggtcccgggctcctaaaaaggggaggtccggggcccgtCCGTGTACGCTGAGCGCTCCGTTTGGGAGGACACGTGACGttaccggaccccttccccagtgggaggtgagtccggatggtcggtgtcggcagaacaggaaCGGGGGCCGTGCCGGGCCCGTCTTGTCTCGCGTTGCATGTCCCACAGTGCCGCTACAGCCTTctggatggcggagcggtgaccgaagtcagcggatgggaccccggtcacatccactgtgggagtggtggcctgacgccgcctgtcctttgagccgtggcagagtggctggctttcaatgccttcgtacggcgagcggttgggcggcggggccgtttgtcccttgtgctgagagacggcctcgagcgagacggagatgagtcaccgctcgagggtagatccgctaccctcgagcgaggcagaggtgCGTTGCGTGATCGAGGGTCCCgaagggagccctcgagcgaggccgaaaatgagtcacccgctcgagggtagatccgctaccctcgagcgaggcggagattgtccagcgggcccgagagggaccctcgagcgaggcggagatcgttccgcgggttcgagggggatgtgaatgggccgcgtgctgggcttcattgagtcctttcctttcttctagattggaaggaggccgtgggcctagttgacttaacaggtgtttgtgtttttaaaagcggtcttagtaccccgattagggtgtccctaattgtgatacccaacaatactccctctgttccaaattgtgGAACTGTAGGTTGTTTTGGTAAAcctagatacataatttttacCATATTTAGATATAGTATTTATCTAGATACATAACAAAATCTATATATCTATATTTGCCAAaatgacctacaatttggaacggagggagtaactgGTATTATCCCGTAGCTTGGTGGGTGTTTTGCTAACGAATACAAACTCCAAATTTGTAAGGTTGGAGGCAGGCAGTTCCTTTTATTTTAGGAAGTACTATCGCAGTTGCATTAATTAAAGAGAACTAACACAGAACCCATATGATCCATACGTATTGATATTAACGAGGATTTTTCTAAGGGGAGCAAATGCTTTCTTGATGGGTTGGTAGAGGCCCGTGGAGCAGCGTAAACAAAGAGCGCACTTCACTGATATGTTCCGCTTAATTTGTACGCAGTTATGCGCTAGTCCAGTTTCCTTTTGCTATGATATGCTACTACATTTTCGCTTCTGTTTGGTGACAGATAATTCGGGAGATGACGTTGGGAGGACCGTGGCGATAATAATCGGTATCATGGCTGGTTTAGCGCTCCTCGTGGTGTTCATCTCCTTCCTCAGAAAAACTTGTAGTTGAGCCCTCTCTTGATTCAACTGGCTCTTCTTGCCTTGCTCTGGTTCTGCTTGAGCCAAGATATGAGCAGATGGGCAGACTAGCTAACCCGGCCACACAGCAGAGAGGACCGTGCACCACTCGTCTGCTTGGAGCCATGGAGCTCGTAGCTAGCCACCACGCATTTTGTCGGTCGGTGACATGGATTATTCAACATCCTAGATTCTTCAAATTGTTTGGACAGCGGTtatgttctgttttttttttaatcttaaACCTGGCCTGTGGATTTCAgccttgcaagttgcaacagcATTCATCCGTCCACTTCTTATATTCTCACTGTCGCACTGACAAAAAATACAGACACACATCATTAGACACTACAACTTATGGCATAGACAAAATAAGGTAGGTTTTGCAGCGCTTTACAGACGAACTAGTCCTACATACACTGATACACATACGTATTATAGACATCCATGTAAGTTGGGCCTGGGCAgactaagcaaggtaagcaGTAATAGTCCTTGACGCATTGCTTCCCATAACCTGTAGAAGATCATCAAGCGCTGTAACCCTGGACCAACGGGCTCCATCTCGCAGAGTTGTAGCTGCCGCAAGCACTGATGCTCGCTTGCTTCACCGCGGTGGCAGGAGTGCCACTGTTGCAAATGTTCGCGAAGGCCCGCATGTGCTTCATACCGTACTGAGTGAGCGACCCACAGTGGGATTCGAAGATCCGTACCTGTAGAAGCTCTCGTCAGAACGAGTTAGTGCACTTCAGAGCAAGCAACGACAGCCAAGATAGCTCTCATATAAAAACGAGGACGATTCGAGTCTAAGAAGAGTCTCTTAACTTACCATTCGCTTCAAACAGTCCCAATCATCAACGAGTGGCTGGCCAGGAGCTCTAACGGCTCCAAGCGTGGAAGGCCCATTTTCAACCCCAAAGAGAAGCTTTCCGATGAAATCAATGCTGCTGTCGAGATGCTTCCTATGCGTTACAGTCCCAGTGATCTCCCTCAGAACCTCCAGCTTCTCTCTAGATTTTTCATGTAACAGCTCATACTGAAACCAAAGCAAAAAACTGTAATCATTCACCGGTGGCATGATGTGAACCACCGTACCGACTGCTAACAGAATACCAATAGACGAAAAATCCACCGTGTAAAAAGATCCTAATGCAGCGTGTCCACAAAAAATAAACACAAAAACAATATGACAGGCTGTCAGGCTTAGTTGTTTTGTCAGTTGGGTAAGAGCTGAGTCGAGGAGTTGTTTTCAGCCTTTCATCGTAGGGTACTCTGTActgcactttttttttctttttctcgtcTCATAAAACCTGCGTCAAATCTCTTGCTGAATCTCTTGCGGCGGTCCTTTCGGAAAATGACAGCCCTGCTACGAAACCATGTCACCTTGGTCCAGAACTACCCAGATAATCCATGCAAGTAGCAAATTTAGTCACGGAAAAGTGGTAGGATCTATCTAAACAACACTCATTTGAAGATATACATAATTATAAACACGCCCCTTATTTTTGTCTGTGAAAATATTGGTTGCACGAGGAAAAAATAACAATGTAACAAACAGGAGCAAACAAATTGTCAGAGTACTAGACAAACAAGTACATTTTCATATTTCAGGAAGGAACAGAACAGGCTATTGAGTTACTGGTATAGCACAAGAACTTACCCTCTTCCAAAGGAATAGAATATCAGCATCTCTTTGGTTGACGACAGCCTTTTGGCCTCGCCAAAGTAGCTTATTTGTGATGTTGACACTTGCAGGATCGAAACCTTGATAAAGGTAAAGCTTCTCGCCCTTGAAGGTCTTGTCCCCATACTCCATGACATGAGAGCCTGCACCATAGCTGTTTGAACCTGAAGTACGCTCCTTCACCTGTGCATGATGCTGTGACTAAGTTTGGTTTCATCCATGAAAATGAAATGCCTAGAAGGCAACTTGAGACTCACCGCTTCATACTGTTCCTTTATTGTTTCCTTCTTCAGATTGTGAGTCTCACTGTCAAGTAATATCACGGTTATGCGTCACGCTACCCAGTCAAGACTTCCAAACTAACAAAATATGCTTCCAAACTGACATAAATATGCTTCATGGCTAAGCAATTAACACATGGAGAGTTCTACATTTATCCAGAATTGGTACCATATTTTGATCCGAAGAAAAGTTTCAGTGTTTTTAAAATAGCTATTCTAGTGTACCAGTTCCATACTGTACTCAGCTATTCTAGTATTGTACTGATTCTATGTGCATACATAGATTAGAACCGCAAATGCACAGCATGCCATACAGCCATAGTATTTCTTCATAGACTTTGCCTGTGACTCCCAAATTATGAAACTAAATTTCAGGTAAGATTGCCCCACTAAAACACTAATTGCTACCAAACGGCTACCAAAGACAGCACCCATATTATATGGAGCCTATGTCTTCCATCCAAGAGACGCTATAAAGATCACCAAGGCAGGTAATGTACTCAGAAGGAGGCGATGGTTCCATTCCTGGACAGTATGTACCCCAGCTactttcttctgcattggatGCCGTCGTGACATAAATATTCAGGTCTTCTGGCATTAAGCCCTCAAATATACTGCCACTTTCACATGCTTCGACATATATAACCTGTCCACATGATTGTGTTCAGAGAGGCCAAATTTCCTGACAACAAATAAATGAGAAAAATCTTACCATTTTTGCATAGCTGTTGGAAGCATGTTTTTCTCTTAACACCTTTATGAAGTCGCCAGCATAAAGATATGGTAGATTGGGCATACCTGCCAATTACAAACATCAATCTATATTActacaaaatttatttgatacAACATAGAAGCATAAGCAATGTCACATACCGAGAACACCAGGGCCCCCGTGATCTGAATAATAGATAAAAATATGGTCATTCGGTTTGCTATCGATAACCTTCCTGCTACCTCCGGTGACTGCAGCTTTGTCACCCAAGAGAACCGCATAGAAGTTTTTAGTGGTGACTTGGTCGCCAGTGTAGTCCTGGTATTAGAAGCTATGTTAACAGACCAAGATAATATTTATGCATGAATCCTAGTCTAGCAAGTCCTACGCAGCTAAGCGAGAAAGAGTGGTGAACCACTAGAAATAGAACACCTTAAAACACATGGTAAAACAATAAGGCTTCATGCCATGGTTTCTGTCTAGAGCACTTGTATATTTAATTGAAAAGCTAACTCAACCAGGTTTGAAAAAGGCTCAAGCTTGGTTGGAATAAAATGTTACAATCCAAGTACTTCACAGTAGTCTAAATTTTATAAGAATATGCATGCTGCGTGCACGGTGCGCACGATTGCAATTTGAACTACTTTAACTTATGCTGTGTTATGTTGATTGCCTATGCAACACAATCATAAAGAATATGTACGAATCCTACAATGTTTTCATTGTGCCCACCAAGAAAGATGATGTACAATCCTAGTTAACGCATCTACAGCTAGAAACTAGT is drawn from Panicum virgatum strain AP13 chromosome 1N, P.virgatum_v5, whole genome shotgun sequence and contains these coding sequences:
- the LOC120656619 gene encoding plasmodesmata-located protein 8-like, yielding MHPMISCLAAVLLLLLHVGVAPAANAAPGTFVHAGCSPSRYAPNTAFESNLNSLLASMASAASSGATYNSFTSGAGREEAEAVVDAAADGAGAASSAAYGMYQCRGGLRPGECVSCVRDTVAHLGAACANARAASLQSDGCLVRYGARSLVGRAADTSVAYLRCSAGTSGDAGFLSARGAVLAELQRGVEEATTAAASSGAYKVSAPGPVRGVAQCLGGIPASQCAACMAQAVAQLGGTCGAALAADVYLVQCSVRYWANSNNYR
- the LOC120656618 gene encoding vacuolar-processing enzyme beta-isozyme 1-like isoform X1, translated to MAVRWCVALLVVALAAAAGAGAEEGEWDPVIRMPGGKEPAAARGGGRLDEEADDGVGTRWAVLVAGSSGYGNYRHQADICHAYQILQKGGLKEENIVVFMYDDVANSALNPRRGVIINHSEGEDVYAGVPKDYTGDQVTTKNFYAVLLGDKAAVTGGSRKVIDSKPNDHIFIYYSDHGGPGVLGMPNLPYLYAGDFIKVLREKHASNSYAKMVIYVEACESGSIFEGLMPEDLNIYVTTASNAEESSWGTYCPGMEPSPPSEYITCLGDLYSVSWMEDSETHNLKKETIKEQYEAVKERTSGSNSYGAGSHVMEYGDKTFKGEKLYLYQGFDPASVNITNKLLWRGQKAVVNQRDADILFLWKRYELLHEKSREKLEVLREITGTVTHRKHLDSSIDFIGKLLFGVENGPSTLGAVRAPGQPLVDDWDCLKRMVRIFESHCGSLTQYGMKHMRAFANICNSGTPATAVKQASISACGSYNSARWSPLVQGYSA
- the LOC120656618 gene encoding vacuolar-processing enzyme beta-isozyme 1-like isoform X2, coding for MAVRWCVALLVVALAAAAGAGAEEGEWDPVIRMPGGKEPAAARGGGRLDEEADDGVGTRWAVLVAGSSGYGNYRHQADICHAYQILQKGGLKEENIVVFMYDDVANSALNPRRGVIINHSEGEDVYAGVPKDYTGDQVTTKNFYAVLLGDKAAVTGGSRKVIDSKPNDHIFIYYSDHGGPGVLGMPNLPYLYAGDFIKVLREKHASNSYAKMVIYVEACESGSIFEGLMPEDLNIYVTTASNAEESSWGTYCPGMEPSPPSDETHNLKKETIKEQYEAVKERTSGSNSYGAGSHVMEYGDKTFKGEKLYLYQGFDPASVNITNKLLWRGQKAVVNQRDADILFLWKRYELLHEKSREKLEVLREITGTVTHRKHLDSSIDFIGKLLFGVENGPSTLGAVRAPGQPLVDDWDCLKRMVRIFESHCGSLTQYGMKHMRAFANICNSGTPATAVKQASISACGSYNSARWSPLVQGYSA